The following proteins are co-located in the Acidimicrobiia bacterium genome:
- a CDS encoding glutamyl-tRNA reductase — MSLIVVGLNHRTAPVDVLERAAVPASDVPKVLLDLSQRDHLHEAVLLSTCNRTEVYARCTRFHAAVDDVRASILRHSGLSEYALSEHLYTYYDDAAVAHLFGVAAGVDSMIVGEGEILGQVREAWRASEAESAVGASLGRAFRQAVEVGKRARTETTIGERKVSIASAAVELASRSLGSLQGRRILVLGAGEVGEGMAVALAGSSVRDVIVANRSAERAAGLAERVGGRAVSLDDAHDALDDVDVLLASTAATDLLFERSDFETLMERRPERPLLIVDVAVPRDVDPGVAEVPGVTLLDIDDLKSFTDESMEQRRGEVGTVRAIITDELDRYRAERSAREVAPLVTALRERAEAIRAAELDRWVVKLGGLDDSEREALDRVTRGLVNKLLHEPTVRVKEAAGSDSGDLYVDALRALFDLPDVPAGDPAAGGPSEPGSARPGSPDAE; from the coding sequence GTGTCTCTGATCGTTGTCGGCCTCAACCACCGCACTGCGCCCGTCGACGTTCTCGAACGCGCGGCCGTTCCCGCTTCCGATGTCCCGAAGGTCCTTCTCGACCTGAGCCAGCGCGACCACCTCCACGAGGCTGTGCTTCTCTCCACGTGCAACCGCACCGAGGTCTACGCGCGCTGCACCCGGTTCCACGCCGCGGTCGACGATGTACGCGCGTCGATACTGCGCCACTCGGGCCTGTCGGAGTACGCGCTGTCGGAGCACCTCTACACCTACTACGACGACGCGGCGGTGGCGCACCTCTTCGGGGTCGCCGCCGGTGTCGACTCGATGATCGTCGGCGAGGGGGAGATCCTCGGACAGGTCCGGGAGGCGTGGCGCGCGTCGGAGGCGGAGTCCGCGGTCGGTGCCTCCCTCGGCCGGGCGTTCCGCCAAGCGGTCGAGGTCGGCAAGCGCGCACGCACCGAGACGACCATCGGCGAGCGCAAGGTGTCGATCGCCTCGGCCGCCGTCGAGCTGGCGAGCCGCAGCCTCGGATCGCTCCAGGGCCGCCGCATCCTCGTGCTCGGCGCCGGCGAGGTCGGCGAGGGCATGGCCGTGGCGCTGGCGGGCTCGTCGGTCCGCGACGTCATCGTGGCCAACCGCTCGGCCGAGCGTGCCGCCGGCCTGGCCGAACGGGTCGGCGGCCGGGCCGTGTCTCTCGACGACGCCCACGACGCGCTCGACGACGTCGACGTGCTGTTGGCCTCCACGGCGGCCACCGACCTCCTCTTCGAGCGCTCCGACTTCGAGACACTCATGGAGAGGCGCCCCGAGCGTCCCCTTCTCATCGTCGACGTCGCCGTTCCCCGCGACGTCGACCCCGGTGTGGCGGAGGTCCCCGGGGTCACGCTGCTCGACATCGACGATCTCAAGTCGTTCACCGACGAGTCGATGGAGCAGCGCCGCGGCGAGGTCGGCACGGTGCGGGCGATCATCACCGACGAGCTCGACCGCTACCGGGCGGAGCGCTCGGCCCGCGAGGTGGCGCCGCTCGTCACCGCTCTCCGGGAGCGGGCCGAAGCGATCCGCGCGGCAGAGCTCGACCGCTGGGTCGTCAAGCTCGGTGGTCTCGACGACAGCGAGCGTGAGGCGCTCGACCGGGTCACCCGCGGTCTCGTCAACAAGCTGCTCCACGAGCCCACGGTCCGCGTGAAGGAGGCGGCGGGGAGTGACAGCGGAGACCTCTACGTCGACGCACTGCGCGCGCTGTTCGATCTTCCCGACGTGCCGGCCGGCGATCCTGCCGCCGGTGGCCCCTCGGAGCCCGGCTCCGCGCGTCCCGGCTCTCCCGACGCCGAGTAG
- a CDS encoding bifunctional precorrin-2 dehydrogenase/sirohydrochlorin ferrochelatase: MTEPGRPGLAGFPANLLLHGRRVLVVGAGRIAARKTEGILEVGGDVHVVAPRVGDEIRALADAGRLTVSEREFTGTDLDDAWLAFAATDDPEVNASVHDAGEARRVWVNAADDPGNCSFTLMSKVRRGDIVVSIGTGGRSPALATWLKERVESELGPEYMTLLEILSEAREEIRAGGGSSEDADWRSAFDSGILDLVRSDRLDEAKELLRSCL; encoded by the coding sequence GTGACCGAGCCGGGCCGACCCGGGCTCGCCGGGTTCCCGGCCAACCTGCTCCTCCACGGGCGACGCGTCCTCGTCGTGGGAGCCGGTCGGATTGCCGCCCGCAAGACCGAGGGGATCCTGGAGGTGGGTGGCGACGTCCACGTGGTGGCGCCCCGCGTCGGCGACGAGATCCGGGCGTTGGCGGACGCAGGCCGACTCACCGTCTCGGAGCGTGAGTTCACCGGGACCGATCTCGACGACGCCTGGCTCGCCTTCGCCGCCACCGACGACCCGGAGGTGAACGCTTCGGTGCACGACGCCGGGGAGGCCCGCCGCGTATGGGTCAACGCCGCCGACGACCCCGGGAACTGTTCGTTCACCCTGATGTCGAAGGTGCGGCGCGGCGATATCGTGGTTTCGATCGGTACCGGCGGGCGGAGCCCCGCCCTCGCGACGTGGCTGAAGGAACGTGTTGAGTCCGAGCTCGGCCCCGAGTACATGACGCTGCTCGAGATCCTGTCCGAGGCCCGGGAGGAGATCCGGGCGGGTGGGGGCTCCAGCGAGGACGCCGATTGGCGGTCCGCGTTCGACTCCGGCATCCTCGATCTCGTCCGCTCGGACCGTCTGGACGAGGCGAAGGAACTCCTGCGCTCGTGTCTCTGA
- a CDS encoding redox-sensing transcriptional repressor Rex, which produces MPDPAPRTIPEATVTRLPLYYRSLLEVAETDLATISSERLADMAGVNAAKVRKDLSYLGSYGTRGVGYDVEYLLHQISRELGLTHDWPVAIVGLGNLGQALANYAGFSARGFNVAALLDADPAKVGMAVGDLRVEHIDSLAALVQERSIAIGVIATPATAAQDVTDALVAAGTRSILNFAPTHVTVPAGVSLRKVDLATELQILSFYQLRRGESSAGRGDGPTAGDGALPARVP; this is translated from the coding sequence GTGCCGGATCCAGCACCTCGCACGATCCCCGAGGCGACGGTCACACGACTGCCCCTCTACTACCGGTCGCTGCTCGAGGTGGCCGAGACCGATCTGGCCACGATCTCGAGCGAGCGCCTCGCCGACATGGCCGGCGTCAACGCCGCCAAGGTCCGCAAGGACCTCTCCTACCTCGGGTCCTACGGCACGCGGGGCGTGGGCTATGACGTCGAGTACCTCCTGCACCAGATCTCCCGGGAGCTCGGCCTCACGCACGACTGGCCGGTGGCGATCGTGGGGCTCGGGAACCTCGGGCAGGCCCTCGCCAACTACGCCGGGTTCTCCGCGCGGGGCTTCAACGTGGCGGCGCTGCTCGACGCGGACCCCGCCAAGGTGGGCATGGCGGTGGGCGACCTGCGGGTCGAGCACATCGACTCGCTCGCCGCGCTCGTGCAGGAGCGCTCCATCGCCATCGGCGTGATCGCCACTCCGGCGACCGCCGCACAGGACGTCACCGACGCGCTCGTGGCCGCCGGCACACGCTCGATCCTCAACTTCGCCCCGACGCACGTGACGGTTCCCGCCGGCGTGTCGCTGCGCAAGGTCGACCTCGCCACCGAGCTCCAGATCCTCTCCTTCTACCAACTGCGCCGGGGCGAGAGCAGCGCCGGGCGGGGCGACGGCCCCACCGCCGGCGACGGAGCGCTCCCGGCCCGCGTCCCGTGA